In Streptomyces sp. NBC_00483, a single window of DNA contains:
- a CDS encoding L-rhamnose mutarotase, which yields MERVAQVIRVRPERIDEYRALHRDVPEAVLDTLRRCHIANYSIHLLGDRLFSYFEYHGDDLRADVARMAADEATQEWWKLTDPCQEPVEEAGPDGWWTPMEQVFLMK from the coding sequence ATGGAACGCGTAGCACAGGTGATCCGGGTGCGTCCGGAGCGGATCGACGAGTACCGCGCACTGCACCGCGACGTACCCGAGGCAGTCCTTGACACCTTGCGCCGCTGCCACATCGCGAACTACTCCATCCACCTGCTCGGTGACCGGCTGTTCAGCTACTTCGAGTACCACGGTGACGACCTGCGGGCGGACGTCGCGCGGATGGCCGCCGACGAGGCGACGCAGGAGTGGTGGAAGCTGACCGACCCCTGCCAGGAGCCGGTCGAGGAGGCCGGCCCCGACGGCTGGTGGACGCCGATGGAACAGGTCTTCCTCATGAAGTGA
- a CDS encoding GntR family transcriptional regulator, which translates to MVDENRHDVLTDRVYEAVKAMVMDHEIEPGTRMSIDGLARRLDVSATPVREALVRLESDGLVVKRPNAGYRATDLLDPEALTDLFEMRLLLEPRAASLAAENADDEDLRQLRSIVEEMRRHPETGAKYSAYRQFALLDQDFHDALAYAAGRPLLAEAVTRLHAHLHMFRLNSAPGAAEPTIDEHERIVDAVAHRNPEKAAEAMAAHLRSSRVRHRPHAPSPRPPRRPGSARA; encoded by the coding sequence ATGGTGGATGAGAACCGACACGATGTGCTGACCGATCGCGTGTATGAGGCCGTCAAGGCCATGGTCATGGACCATGAGATCGAGCCCGGCACACGTATGAGCATCGACGGCCTGGCCCGTCGGCTGGACGTGTCGGCCACCCCCGTCCGCGAGGCCCTGGTCCGACTCGAGTCGGACGGACTGGTCGTCAAGCGTCCGAACGCCGGCTATCGCGCCACCGACCTGCTCGATCCGGAAGCCCTCACGGATCTGTTCGAGATGCGGCTGCTACTGGAGCCCCGCGCCGCGTCCCTCGCCGCCGAGAACGCGGACGACGAGGATCTGCGGCAGTTGCGGTCCATCGTCGAGGAGATGCGCCGACACCCGGAGACCGGCGCCAAGTACTCCGCCTACCGGCAATTCGCCCTGCTCGACCAGGACTTCCACGACGCACTGGCCTACGCGGCGGGCCGCCCGCTGCTGGCCGAGGCGGTGACCCGCCTCCACGCACACCTGCACATGTTCCGCCTCAACAGCGCACCGGGAGCGGCCGAGCCGACGATCGACGAGCACGAGCGGATCGTGGACGCCGTGGCCCATCGCAACCCGGAGAAGGCCGCCGAGGCGATGGCCGCCCACCTGCGCTCGAGCCGGGTCCGACACCGCCCGCACGCCCCCTCGCCGCGCCCGCCCCGGCGCCCCGGATCCGCTCGCGCCTGA